Genomic DNA from Parambassis ranga chromosome 10, fParRan2.1, whole genome shotgun sequence:
TGGATAGctaacacacctgtgtgagcttCACTGGATAATGTAGCTGCAGCCCTCCATCCAAGCCAGAGGAAACACACCAACATGGGAGAAGCTCAAAAGGTAGGTGACCTGATTTGGACTAactaagatttaaaaaaaacaaatgtgaaccTTCAGGAGAATCTCACAGGTGGCTTTGCACAGTAAGAAGtttccctgtgtttctgtgtgcagcagcagctctcagccATGATGGATTATCTAAATTCCTTTGTGTTCGTACAATATAATGACTGTGCTTCTAAATGAGATGTCGTGATGCACAGTTAATCTCACATACACTGTTAAATCAGATGTTTAAAGCTACAGGGCCTCctgtcagcagtgtgtcagcCTCTGCCTTGTTGTGGAACCTTGTAGACTAATCACATTAAACAGTGCTCTGTTATATGAATGAAGCTCCAGTACGTTTCTAAATGAAGCAACAGATTAATTCTTACAGAACAGTGCTGGGAGCTGGACAGTAACTCCACAGTTGGAGTGCTGGCTGCTTGATAGGCACACATATGTGTACTTAATATATGACAGGAGCTTTGACCTCGACTCAGAAAGAGGTCAGCAGGGATTTTATAATGATCCAAACGTTCATTTACCTCCTTAATATCGATGTTTTAGATCATATTTTTCCACTGATAGTCTGATTTGACTATCCAGTAACCATTGTCTTGATAATAAAAGTTGAACAATGCTGGTAATGCAGTGCTGGTGCTCACTGaccctcctgtctgtctgcagggctTACTCTCTGTCATAGAGAAACTGAAAGGCACCACAGAGCAGGAGGTCAGGATAGTCCTCCTGGGATTGGACAACGCTGGAAAGACCACCCTCCTGAAAAGCCTGGCCTCGGAAGATGTGAACACTATCACACCAACACAGGTGAGTggaagttttaaaaaaatgtgcaccAACTTTCAGGACTCTGGGACTTGTTTATAGGAGAGGTGTCCTAGGGCCTAAATGGGGAACTACTGCAGGAAGAGAGTCCTTATTTTGTCTCCAGCGAGAGCTGGCGGTCGAGGAAAATAATGCCACAATTAAGGTTACACAATAAAAGCTTGAGTGGCAGAGTGGCGAAGCAGAGCATGAAGAGTGGTAAAGAGTCAACAGCTCAAACAGTTCAAAGTATGGTTTAAGATGGTCAATAAGAAAGTAACAGAGTTCTGGTCTACGCTGGAAGACCTGGCACATCAGGTCAGGAGGAGAGACTATGATTTTATTAATGTATTAGTAAAACTCTCAGAACTCTCATAGCCTAActcatacatacacatttcTCTCAGGAAGTAATAAAGTAGCCTCTATCAttgtatttatctatttattatCTAGATATAATCCCAATAAGTCAATTATTGTGTAGAACTAATGATGAATTTAAATTAATTGGGttttaaaatgcatgaattATACCCAGTAATCAGCATTTTTCCTGTTGGCCACAAACAAGCAGCATATTTTCCTGTAAGCCATTCAAAACAATGTGCACCTTTTGGCCCAATAATTAACAAGCAGCACAGCAAACactattaaaacacatttatccTAACATGAACAGCTGAGCTGTTCATTGCCTGATTAAGGTAacagtgattattattattattattattacatgcaGGAGGATTGTTCCTCATCTCATGCGACCAGCTGCACCAGTGCACAGTCAGAGCTTCAGATGACTCCTGGTTTCCTGACacactgtgaaatgaaatgattgGCCTTACGCTGCCACTGATGGGTGAAATAATGATGTGAGGATGTTGGATCACTGCATTATACCATTAAATAACCTCTCGACAGGGGATAACTGAGGCCTAACATGACCTTGCTGATTTTCACGCTCTCAACACATAGGAAGGAGAGCCTGCTGTTATACTGAGGGCCctctttaaaataaatcatCTCCTACTGATGTAATTATCTAATATCATTATCTAATGCCCTTGCATTACTCTACCAAGACCAGAGCAAATGTACTGCCAGATCCTGGACAAGTGTGACAGCTCATCAGACACCAGTCACCACAGAGCTAAATCAGACTtgacacatgaacacatacacTTCACTTGATCCTTCCAGTCTTATCCTCAGATTTGCTCTTCAGCTGGGCCCCAGGATAAAGTTGTTATACAACTTCCCCGACTGAAGCAGAAAGGATCCACGTTATGAAAAACGgctgcagattaacacaccggCCATATCCTCgtatacacccacacacacactcttgtgagtgtgtgtaacagGTTTTTAATGGCGGCTCACCAAACTGTGATTCATTAACACCTGTGTCCCAGCATCATAATGAGCTCCATGAACATTTGCCAGGCTTTCTAGGAAGTGTTTTAAACTTGTGGATTGTGGATTTTTTCTTCAGGGCTTCAACATAAAGAGCGTCGCTTCTCATGGCATGAAACTCAATGTCTGGGACATCGGAGGACAAAGGAAGATCAGGACCTTCTGGAAAAAGTACCTGGAAAACACAGATATGCTGGTCAGTATTTTAACCTTCTCTTATCACTCAGGACAGTGTAGTACAAATATGCACAATAAATGCTTATGAAACATATTACTAGGCTGTAGTTATGTGACATGTTTTCAAATGAACACTGAGGTAAATATCCTGTGTCTGTTCTTTCAGATTTATGTTATTGACAGTGCAGACAAGAAGCGGTTTGAGGAGACGGGACTGGTGAGCTCACTAACACATTATAAAACAGAGCAGAATCAACATATGGTATTTTGGACCACTTAACCAACTTAACAAggatcatatgtgtgtgtgcaggagctgTCCGAGCTGATCGATGAGGAGAACCTAAAGGGCGTTCCAGTGCTTATATTTGCCAACAAACAGGATCTGGCCACAGCATCTCCAGCGAGCGAGATCGCTGAGGGGCTCaacctgcacacatacagggaCCGCGTGTGGCAGATCCAGGCCTGCTCAGCTGTGTCTGGGGAGGGAGTTCAGGTCAGACGCTACGCTGATTTATTGATTTTGCCTTCAGATGGAACCTAATTAGCCGCATAAAAGCACTCCCCATCTTCCCCTTCCTGCTCTATAATATTGCACTgaactgtttgttttcaggtctTTAGATGTTTCAGTTTGATAGGCTGTGACTGAGTTTTATTCCCTTTCTCTCTAATAGGATGGCATGAACTGGATTTGCAACAACATAGCAAACAAGAAGAAGTGAAGCAGCCTCCAGTCAAACCAGCATCACAAAAGGGATTTTAAAATTACTCTTCTACCTGTGACACATTCAGTTCCCTACACAGATTTGaattatcattattttgtttttacaatttgtcatttttatgaatattttgCAAACGTAGCTAATATAAAGACCTGTTAGCTACTGAAATAAGTGAATTAGCTGCTTGTGAATTATTAtctaaacaaacaaagaaactgtatgtttttgttccCCTTTATTCCAAAGATCATTGTCTGGAGAAaaccaaactgtgtgtgtgtagccatgTAGAACAGTAGAGCAGTTCAGTGTGAGTGTTAAGTATGTGTTTTGAGATTTTTGACAATAAAATAATTAGCCATTTCTGCTATTGACTTGTTTACAAATCAACTATGCACACACGTATATGCACAAACAATGAGGAACAGCGTATTCACCGTTGAATATTTgttacaaaaaagagagaaaacattcGAATGTGATTGTAAACACAGCCCAAAGTGACAAGAAGAACAATAACAAGCTGCCGTCTTGCTTTATTTTCACACCACGGTGACAAGCATGTACATTGTACTGTGAGAGGAgtttacacacattcacattagtGGCAGAACAGGATATTAAATCTTCAAGGTACAACCAAAATAGAAACAATGCAGGAtattacacacaaacaggctgaCAAATGTTCACGGGGGCCTTTTCCTCAAATGTTTTTCTATGTTAATCCAGGGACCAATGTGCAGCCTGTCTTTCAGCAATACATCTGTTTGCCGGGATTGTTTTTCACAGATGTAGCTGGCTATGTAACACATCTCGCATCCAGCTGTTatcactctgtgtgttctcCCAGCAGTAATGTGATTactctgtgtggaaaaaaaaaaactcattcacCCTATGTTTTGACATCCAAAATAATTGCTTACATCACTAATTTCAGAGCAGTCCCTCATCTCTCCTGGGGGGACAGCAGACCCTCAGTCCTGCAGgccacacacaccctctctgtGATCATTCCTCACATATTTGTCTCTTATTGTGACCTTGATGTAGGCTAAATCCTCCATTCTGCCATTTTGGCTCTACTTAGCTGCAGTTGGATTGAATGGATGCTTTGTAACTATTGTCTGGAGCTGTAATTAACCATCTGAAAGCACTCTAAAATCACATCAGCTGGCACGCTTtgttctctgtcctcctctacattaaattatgcaaatgaatatgttttttttcttttttatgagTAACTTAGAAAAAATGCTTTTGGTTTAATTATTAACAAAATGGGTGGATATTGATTGAACACTGGTGTCATCTCCATGGCAACTAAAATTTGGAACATGTTCTAAAACATTTTTAGGCTACTTTGGAGGGGGCACAGCAGGGGGTTGTGGGACCAATTACAACTTGTACTAAAAGATCATTATGGTGGTAGAGCAGACGGCGCAGGAGTGGGTAGGGCGCAGAGATGAATTTGCATTTTACAATGCTGCTTCTTCTGCCAACAGGTGGCAGTCTAAGAGGGTCTGATCAATCTTTATGGCCAACAAGGAGCTGTCTGCTGTTTTAAAAATACTTGATTTGATGCTCCTTTTATGAAAAAGGATTTCAGATTTAATTTTGGCAAATACTTTTATTCCTACTGGTACATGCAAGTCAATTCTATACGCCAGTCAGCTGATACCAATGTTCAAACACTCTCACATTTCTCTGTTtgaagataaagaaaaaattaTTAATCTTAAGGTGATAAAGTGTCACTCCCGTGCTAGTGGTCCCTCAGCaagtgttgccatggcaaccctCGCTGTTATTTGAGGTCCATTAGCCACCTCACTACTCCagttcagtctctctctctctctctagctctctctctctcttcctctgtttctttCATTATCTCCAAGCTGTGCTTGTCAAAAGAAACTgcacacagagggaggacaaTACAGCATCATCAGGTAAGGACAAAGGACGTAGCTTTGATTTGATTGACTGGCATAATTAACTTGCTGCTTTTCTGAAATAATGCTAATTCCAGTCTTTGTTTAACATGCTTAGTGCCTGGTTGTCAAGTGGAACTCCATTTTATGCTTTTCAACAGGTTGattttgtatatttgtatatgtggcaaacaaacaaacaaaatgaacaaCGTTTTCCTCCTGAAGGCTCCAAGACCCAGTGAGGGAAAACATCCACCCATCATGCCACAAGTCCTCCACCTGGCCTCCATGAAGCCGCAGTTACCCACAGTGACTCGGCTGAGTTTTGATGCTAGTCCAACAGCCGTCAGCCTCCTGACCACCACCACACTTCGGCCACAGGAGAAGCTGCACATGGAAGTGCACACCCTCCTGATTGTGGTGATTTTCGGTGTGGtctgcttcctgctcctgctggccTTTTTCTACACCTTCTGCTTCCATTGCTCTATTGGTTCCTCGTTTAAGGATTCCCATACAGCCAATGGATGCAGCCAAGATCGAGAAGACGCCACCTACAAGTGCAGCTCGTCTGAAAACCCGTCAGAGAACCAGAATGTTGTCTGACTGTGGAGCTTGATATCTGATTTTAAATTGCTGATTTGGTGTTTGTGTCCAcctacagcaaaaaaaatatgatgctGAGATTTACACACATAATCTCAACAGGACTGTTTAGTAGGTTCTGTACTAAGTTGACTGTGGTTTGGGTTAGATAAGGTAAACATGCATGGTGATTCAGCATATCTAGAGAGAACTGTCttcaataaaaatgtgtatgcAAATGAAACCGTGTGTCTGAACCTCTCTGCTTTTGAgtgacaagaaaaacaacaacaaattgatCCACACTCTGCAGCCTTCCTTTTATTTTCACTGAGGTGACAAGTGATTCCAGTGTGCTGTGGCTGTttatttgatatatatatatatatatatatagagagagagagagagacaaagacaaagagggaCAGCAAGTGAAGAGAGATTCAAATCGAAGCAGGATGTCAAACCCACAAGGTGCCACACAACAAAGAGTGCAGAAAGAGTTCCAGTGTCCAGCTGAAGCCAAGTGGAAACAAACACTCTGTTTTTACTCTACTAAAGTTTTAGTGGCAGTTGATCTTATGTGACTGGTGTGAGGATGGGACAGGAAGGAGCTGTTTGAAAAATGAAACTGTAAATTATTTCTGTAGAGTAAAATAAGCGGTTTAACACCACATGAGCTGTACCTGATCCAACGGTCTAGGTcatgtacaaaaacacaacaattcaTTCAAAAAGCTAAAGTAACTAGAAAAGCTGCATTCCCAGCAGCCATCCAGCCTAACATTCAGTGCTTTGAGTTTTCTGTACAGAAAAAGCGCTTTAAAATCAGTGGTACACGTTATTAGAGCATCAGTCTGGGTGACTTCACCATTCCATGTTTCATGACACAGAGCACATGGCACTTTTAGAGGAGCGGGAATCACAGGAGCTGCCACGGGATTCCATGATGGAGTCTCTGCCGTCAGACTCAGGTGAGTCCATTTCAAGGTGGGAGTCCTGGAGACCGTCTTGCAACGTGTCCTTATAGTGGGACTGGGGAAGGAACAGGTGATTTTATCAGACCAAGAACAAAACAGCCTCTGTGAAACGACATCAACAGCTGGATGGGATTTCATTTTACATGTACATGGTGTGATAGGTGAGTTTGAGTAAACAGCTGCGATGATTATgatgtgacagtgatgatgatgtaatcGCTGCTGTGGACCAATTtcaggaggaccaagacaccaGCTTCCACACTCCACACCCACTGTGAGGGGACTATATCCAAAATAAGTGTGCTAGATTTTCTTGGATTTAATCTTACTCAGGCCACAGGCCGAACCACCCGCAAACATATAAAAATTAGCATAAAATAATCTATGATTCCCGACATCAAACATTCCGTCTCACCTTATGAACAGACATCTCCTCCACTCTGCACTCCTCCATCGACTCCTCCAGAGAATGGCCTGAAATCTCCATCTTGATACGATGAGAGCGTATCGACTTGACATCATCCTCGTCCTCCCCTGCTACCAGCGGGAACACCTGGCGGCAGGGACACATGgaaacagtgatgatgatggtcaCAGTGAAACAAATGAGAGTGTGCACCATCAAAgcttgctgcagctgaaccttTACCAGTCCCTCCTCGTCCCCGGTGGCCTCAGGGCCCGAGATGGTGGCCTTGCTGATGGCTTTACTAATGGTCTGGGTCTCAAACTGAGGACACGCCGCCTGAGCGT
This window encodes:
- the arl3l1 gene encoding ADP ribosylation factor like GTPase 3, like 1, with translation MGEAQKGLLSVIEKLKGTTEQEVRIVLLGLDNAGKTTLLKSLASEDVNTITPTQGFNIKSVASHGMKLNVWDIGGQRKIRTFWKKYLENTDMLIYVIDSADKKRFEETGLELSELIDEENLKGVPVLIFANKQDLATASPASEIAEGLNLHTYRDRVWQIQACSAVSGEGVQDGMNWICNNIANKKK